The Rattus rattus isolate New Zealand chromosome 8, Rrattus_CSIRO_v1, whole genome shotgun sequence genome contains the following window.
CGCTACCTCTGGTTCTAGAATCTACTAGATGATATCGGCACCATCTTCTGGCCGCCTAAGGAACTGCACATccattgaacacacacacacacacacacacacacacacacacacacacacacacacacacacaccccagcagaGCTTCCTCtacttatattaaataaaatgaatgaaccCTTTAGAAACAGGTAtgtaagaaagaggagaaagtgagccAAACAGGCATTGTGGCAAATAtttataatcctagtacttgctAGGTGGAGACAAGAAGAAATAGAATTCAAAGACAACCTCaactaagttccaggccaaggcTGGGTTATAGAaaacttttttgttctttttttttttttttttttttttttttttagtttaaccCCCTTTTTTAATAGTTGTAAACATGCCCTTTGCTCCTCatgctaaatccccagcccctatagaaaactttttaacttttatttttttttttttttttttttaagatttatttatttattatatataggtacactgtaactgtcctcagatacaccagaagagggcatcagatctctttacagatggttgtgagccaccatgtggttgctgggaattgaactcaggacctctggaagagcagtcgagtgctcttaaccgctgagccatctctccagcccactttttaacttttaaacaaaAGAGTTTCAAAGAGCGGGTGCCATGGCAGCaattaagagcatgtgctgctttTGTACATGACCCCAGTTCAGCTTTCAGTATctgaagggactctagccagTCCAACCCATAAggcaaacatggctctggcaggccttgctcCCTAACCCCCAATTCCCTCCACCTTGCTAAAAACCCATTAGATTACATTGCTAAAATtaaccaaggtctattcccttatttggccacttccttctcctgagcCTGACTGCCAAAGTCCAGCAAAGTATCGAATCCCAGCAAGCAaaagcccccataggctcacctAATTAACGTGCCCAATTAAAATCAAGCTCCTCGTCCTGACATGGGGTTTCCCCccttacctttataaactgccatgttCCTATGGGCCTCACCTGTCTTCTCTCTACCCAAAGGTACCCGTCTCTGGGACAAATACCACTTACCCTCTCCCcagttcccttccccttctcccctaccctctatctcctgtctttgtctcttatgcTCTGGACTTTGTTTCTCTGGGGCAAGTAACTTGCCTCcatgctgagaacttggtctttgGGGTTCTGAGCAGATAACATTCCCTTTCAGCATTCCCATGGTGACCTCCCCAACCATCCACAACTGGAGGTCCAGGGGACCTGACCCCTTCTtatggcctccctgggcacttCATTCATATGATGCATGCATAGGGATtatcatatacaataaaataaatctttaaatttttttcattaaaaaaatcatggtaGCTCACGTTTTTAGTTCcgattactattgctgtgatcaaacaccatgaccagaaagcaagtaggggaggaaatggcttatttgacttatacttctaAATCGATATTAATcataaaggaagtcaggacaggaactcaaacatggcaggaatttagatgcaggagctgatgcagagaccaggTAGGGGTGTTctttactgccttgctccccatggcttgctcagcttgctttcatatagaacccaggaccagcagctaATCGATGATCCCACTCacgatgggctgggccctcctccatcaatcagtaattgagaaaacgccttacatctggattttttttttttttttttttgagacagggtttctctgcgtagccctggctgtcctggaactcgctctgtagaccaggctggcctcagactcacaaatatccaccagtctctgcctcctgagtgctgagattaaaggtgtgtgccattatgGCTACGTTTTCACTAACTCATAACATTTATACAGAAGTTCTGTGCTACAGTCCACAGGTACTGTACAAGCAGGACGTATCTTTTGCAATCAGCCATGAATTTGCCAACACTTTAGAAGCCTGTGTATCGACTTCTTTGGATGCTACCTTTCCTCATAGGTAAGCACAGCCCTCACTTCCATAACTGTTCACctccttttacattttatgtaagtGAAAAACCCAGCATGTATATATACGTTGGCTGGGTTTCTTTCTGGAAGGGCGAGTAGCCTAGAGTGTTCTGGAACTCTAGATCCTTCTACCTCATCCTGACAGCTACTGGGAGTTACAGGCCTGTGCTGGTTTACTCGATCTGGGCTCAGTTTAATCTTGTCAGTTTAGCCCCTATCTTTGCACGACAGCGATGTCCTTTCCTCTGATTTCTGCACGGTGCCAGAGAAGGGCTCTATTAATAGGTTGTTCTGGATCCAAACAGTGAGTTTATCAGTCAAGGtcaatccaattttttttttttttgttctttttttcggagctggggaccgaacccagggccttgcgcttcctaggcaagcgctctaccactgagctaaatccccaacccctcaatccAAATTTTACATGAAAAATTTCCATTGTTCTACACTAGTCCTTATGAAagactgttctttttttctggttaaaGAACAAAACAGGTGGCTCCCTGGAGCACTCACACCTGCCACACCTCCCAAGGGGACAGATTCCGGGCTAAGGACTGTAATGGCAAGAGCATTGCTTCGTTCAGAGGGTAGGAGTTATCTTAGGAACAGGAAACTGAGCTTCCAGACCAGCAATCATCTGATAGGTTTAAATACATGAACCTACTGGACATATTTGATTGTAACTTCTCCGAGGGCAAAGATGAATTCACATCCCTTTCTGGAGTCCTAGCTCTTGGAACATTCCTTTCCCCTCTCAGAGTCCCCCTAAGTGTTAAATACATGATTTTCAAAATAGATGGAACGTTTACTTCATTGCCTCTTGGGACAAAAGTGGAGTCATTGTCGAGAAACAGAATCTTTTCCCCTGTAATTAAGGACTTGAGGGCTGGAGCCAGcaggactgtgagttcaaggccagcctacatgaaactgtctcaaaaatgaaaaaccaaatagaagcaaaacaaaaattagaactGTTCAATTATAGAATATTCATGAACATGAACTATTCATAACTGAACTATTCTTAAACATTATGTACATTGTAGCACATACTTATTATCCCAGCACCCCGGAGGCAGAATTTTAGACAAGAAGGTTGCCTCAAATTCATAGCTACACTAATCTATATGGCTAGTAGTTGTCCGGTATGCACAACCACTCTGTAgtgaggttttatttatttatttaaaaaaacaggagttggggatttagctcagtggtggagcccttgcctagcaagcgcaaggccctgggttcggtccccagctccaaaaaaaaaaaaaaaaagcccctgtGCACTTGTAATCACAGTGCTGTTGAGGATGGAGATAGGGAAATTCACTGGGGCTTTGTGGGCACCAGCCTAGTTCCATGttccatgagagaccctgtccaaaaaagtAAGTAAGGCAGAAATTGATTGAGTAGAACGTCTCACATGCTTTTCTGGACTCAGCGCATGtgctcacgcacacacacccacacacacacacacacacaaaacccatatatgtgtgcattgcaCACATAAAAGGGATAGGACCAACAACTTACATGCCCATCACTATGGCAGATAAACCCCACACTATGCAGTGTTGTACACAATGTTGTACAGTCGTAAGGAGGCAAATCCCACCAAACAGAAAATTCTTGGTTGAAAAATAGCAAATAattgtgtttttttgttattgttcagAAAATGTTACTTTTCTAGAGAGAGATATGTgtgcaaatcaaaatgagcaAGAACCTTAACATGCTATAGATGAGAGTGGAGGGTTGTGTCGgggatttacttttttttaataaatctttcCAAGACTGCATTTGTTTCCTCTGGTGTGGTTACACTGCCTTATAACTTTAAGCAAaggtctgtttcttttctcttttttttctttctttcttctttttttttttttcggagcttgggaccgaacccagggccttgcgcttgctaggcaagcgctctaccgctgagctaaatccccaacccctcttttttcttttcttttttttctttttccttcctccctccctccctccctcctctccttcgtgtgtttgcgtgtgtgtgtttgtttttttttgagacagggtttctctgggtagttgTGGAACTTGCATTGTAGACGGGCTGGGCTTGAAGCAcgtagagatctgcctgcctctgcctcccaagtgctaagactaaAGGCCACCACCCTCCAGcctgtttataatttttatatcacGTGAATAttaacttctttcctttttgtttttgaacagTGCTGTTGATGGAATCCAGAGCCTCAAGTGCACCAGACAAGAGCTGTATCACTGAGCTACGTTCCCAGCCCTAAAAAGAAAGTGACAGTACCAAATCGAGGTTCAGAGTTAAAGCCAAGTTCTGTCACAAACACGGCTCATCTCCCGCCCATCAGCAAACATCATTTTAATGGAGTATATTTCTTCAATGAAACCGGAAGGTTCGAGTAACGCAGCGGTCCTCAGATAGCATGCCCAAGCCCAGGGCAAACGTAGGCGCTGCAGCGAATGCAGCTCAGTACTATTCCTTCGTGCGGACGCCCCAGGTAACCGGAAGAAGGCCGCGGACTTCATAACACACCGGCGCACCTGCTTCCACGCGGGGCCCGGCTAGGGTTCCGCATCGAAGCGTCTAGCACCAAGGTTGGCAGAAGTCCCGCGAGGGGCAACCCGGCCGCGAACCGTGACGTGGGCCAATCCGCAGCCGGCGCCGGCAGTTTCGTCCCAACCGGTACTCAGGCCCAGCTCCGGCCTTGGGGGCGGAGCCAGCGAGGGGCGGGTCTTCTACGTGGCCCAATGGGGACGTGCGCCGGGTCTCGGGGGCGGGACCAGGTGCGCAGAGCAGGGCCGGGCAGCGGAGGCGCCAATGAGCGTGCGCCGCGTCCGGGGCCGGCTGGTACGCGAGACGCTGCTGAGAGGTTGGTGGCCACTGTAACAGTTTGCAAACGAAGGGGAGTTGTGAAGGGCCTGGGGTTGGGGTCGTGCTGCCGGCCCTTGTGGGTACGTCCTCGCCGTGTTGAACCTGGAGCGAGGGGCGCAGGAGCTGAAGGCCAGAGGGAGCAGGGGTGAGGATGGAGCAGCAGTCGGGCCGCGGCTCCTAGGGGAGGCAGCGTGCTAGCTTCGGGGGCGGGCCGGTAGCGGGAGCGAGGGCCGTACGGACACCGGCCCCTTCGGCCTTGAAGTTCAGGCGCTGAGCTGCCCCCTCGCGCTCGGGGTGGGCCGGAATCCATTTCTGGGAGTGGGATCTTCCACCTTCATCAGGTGAGGCTTAGGTGAACACTCATCCGGCTAGTAACCTTAGCCTGCACAACGTCTGCGTAGGCAGCGGGGCCCAGGATTGGGATGGGCAAGGAGGGTGGGCTGGACAATGCTCCAGGGCTGCAGAAAAGGGGACAAACCCTTCTATGCCAGCCATCCCCAACATCATCACCTTCCAGTTCCTGTCCAGGCTCAGCCTGGCTTTCCCCGCCACCAGGGGAGCTCCAGGTATAAAGTAGTTGAGCCGATTTCGAGGGTCATGGCCATGCTCCAGGTGTCTGACAGGTACAGTGCTGTAGTGTGCCAATTACTTGCCTGTACATGGACGAAAAAAAGGTcgaacctcctcctcctcctcctcctttgtctaAATAAGTGGTTGAAGGCCCTTTTGCTTCGGCCCGAATGTAGGACACTTGGGAGGATGTTTAAAATGATTGAAACtctccaggaaggaagagaagggtttCGAGCTGCTGTGCTTTTAGCCAAGAGTGCAACAGATAAGAATCTTAGGGCTTGTCTGCTCTGGGATGtggttctgtttccttcttcatTCAGCATCCAGTTACAAGTGTTTTTCCTTCTCCACCAGGGTCACAATGGCAGCTACagtaaggaggcagaggccaaggaggcTACTCTGTTGGGCCTTGGTGGCTGTCCTCTTGGCAGACCTGTTGGCACTGAGTGGTATGTACCTGGCAGAGGTGTCAAAGCAGAGTAAATGTAAGAATAAAACGGCACACAGTGCCTACCTGAGTTTAGGATTGCTGGATCTAgccttttttctttgtctttgccaTGGAAAGCAGGCTGATTTCATTGCTTTAACTTTAGAAGGTGGAAAGTTGTGGGAAGCAGAGAATTGACAGATAAATctactttctgttttcccttcagaCACACTGGCTGTGATGTCTGTGGACCTGGGCAGTGAATCCATGAAGGTGGCCATTGTCAAGCCTGGAGTGCCCATGGAGATTGTATTGAACAAGTAAGAGTAGATCTGTGTcagggtgtgtatgtatataatttatagtgCCCACTTCCGACTGGTGACTGAGCTCTGGAGGCTTCTAGCTTCTTGCTCTGCTGCAGGTATCCAGACTAATGCTGCTTTTTCTTAGGGAATCTCGGAGGAAAACTCCGGTGACTGTGACCTTGAAGGAAAACGAAAGGTTTTTAGGTGACAGTGCAGCTGGCATGGTGAGTAGCAGCCCTCACCAGATTGGCTCCCCCAGAGGCTAGCCTCTGATCTAGCTGGATGATGTAGAGGCAAGCTAAAGTAGGTTTAAGCCTAAGAACCTGCTGCGTGTTCTTCTTCCAGGCCATCAAGAACCCAAAGGCTACGCTCCGTTATTTCCAGCACCTCCTTGGAAAGCAGGCAGATAACCCTCATGTGGCTCTTTACCGGTCCCATTTCCCAGAACATGAGCTCAATGTTGACCCACAGAGGCAGACTGTGCGCTTCCAGATCAGTCCGTGAGTGTCCAGGGGGGAAGGTAGCCAGCCCCTTGTTGGCATGTGCTCTTGACTATGGGTCTTGGTGTCTGCCTTCCCATGCCTCAACTCCTGCTCTCCGCAGGCAGCTGCAGTTCTCTCCCGAGGAGGTGCTGGGCATGGTTCTCAACTACTCCCGTTCCCTGGCTGAAGATTTTGCAGGTGAGCATCAAGGTGGGGCTGGTGGCAGCTGGACTTCCCCAAATGTGTAGTGAATGTCAAACAGAggcttttttatttcttactgaAAATTGGACCATGCCCGAAGGCATGTTTGGTTGTCACAAGCTTGGGGAATGCTCCTGGCATCTAATATATAGAGGATAGGGAAACTAATAAAAATCCTTTAATGTATAATGTAGGCCCAATACAAGAATTGGTTACCCCCCTCAGAGTCAGTGGTACTGTTTGGAAACCCTGGTCTGAGGGTTGGAGTTGGTGAGATCCTGATCTTTTGTCCTCTGTAGAACAACCTATTAAGGATGCAGTGATCACCGTGCCAGCCTTTTTCAACCAGGCCGAGCGCCGAGCTGTGCTGCAGGCTGCTCGTATGGCTGGCCTCAAGGTGCTGCAGCTCATCAATGACAACACTGCCACAGCCCTCAGCTATGGTGTCTTCCGCCGGAAAGATATCAATTCCACTGCACAGGTGAGACAGGGAGGCCTCCTGGCCACTAGATACACAAGATGCTGAGTCTGCGGATAGAGGATCCTTGACCCATTTTGCATCTTGTTTACATGGCCATCCCTTGACAAAGTGTGACAGGTGCTGCCTTTCAGTACCCGTTGGAGTTGGTCAGCTTATGAAGGGTGACAGCTTGTTTTCAGGCAGAAAAGTAGTTAGGCATCCTGCATTTGATAAACCATCtctctgttttgggttttttttggaagGTGAGTGGAAGGGGTCAGACAGGATTTCTCGGTGTGGCcttgctgtcctgtaactcactgtgtaaagcaggctggccttgaactcagttccacctgcctctgcttcctgagcactggagttaaaggtgtgcatcaccctGCCCACCTTGGCTTCTACATTAGGTTCCCATGACAGTATCCTTGGTGTCTCCACAGAATATCATGTTCTATGACATGGGCTCGGGCAGCACTGTGTGTACCATCGTGACCTACCAAACGGTGAAGACTAAGGAGGCTGGGACGCAGCCACAGCTGCAGATCCGGGGCGTAGGGTAGGTTACTGAACCTGAGGGAGAGGTGTCTCCTGGAACTCTTCTTGGATACAGCGTGGGTTTCCGAAGGGGCTGCTcccagagaagaaatgaaagcaggAGGGGCCATCTGATTCCTGACACGTTATGTCAGTGTCATTGtctgcctttcttctcctcctttgtttctgtttggttttggttttggtgttttgagacagggattctctgtatgaccttggctatcctgaatctcactctgtagaccaggctggccttgaactcacagagatccagttgcctctctgccttccaagtgctgggataaaaagcACATGCCGCACCACCACAGCCCTACCAGTCGTTTTTACTGAGGTCGAATCTAGAGTCTTACACACGCTGTACaaacctggaacttactgtgttgTTCAAGTTGGTCAGAATCTTCTGGCAGTCCTACCTCTTGATAcctatagattttaaaaaaaaaaaaaacaaaaataaaacccttccTAAACAAGGCATTGGGGTATAATCCTAGTactgggaggtggaggccggAGGGTCAGTATTCAAAAATCATCTGTAGCTACGTAAGGAATACTAGTGCAGTGTAGAATGTATGAGACCCTGTGTGAAAGAAGCCGTTTTCAGCTCCTCACTGTTGAGCTCGGAGGTTCTCTTAAGGTCCTGGTGTCTGGGCAGTAGCTCTGTATTGGAGTCTTGCCTGGTATTCCTGGCACGAGACTCACCAATAAAGAGAGAAACTGCCAATGTGAACAACTCCATTCTTCAGTGCTCTTATGCCGGTTTGAGCCCCACCTGCTGCAGCTATGCCTGAGCTCTTTcactgttttggttttattctctacatagtcctggttatcctggaactctatagaccaggctggcctagaactcagagatctgcctgcctctgcctcccagatgctgggtgTAAAAGCATTAGCTATGTGAAGATGAAGCCATCGTGCGTGGCTCTGTCACCTTCAGAATTTTGAACGCACTCTCCTACTTCCTACCTTGGGGTCTTTAGCAAAAACTATTCCTTCTGTCTAGAATGCTGCACTCTCTTCTCTGACTACCTTTTGAGTAGCACAGACTTCCTATGTGCCTTCTGCTAgccttctctgcttttcttcatttgttttgagacagggtctcactgtgtaacccaggctggcctgggagtcTATGTAGAGCAGACTAGCCGCAGACTCAGATGCTGGTGATTTCACACTTAGGTTATTCTTCTATTAGATTATAAATTTCTTGACAGCAGGGAGctgtctcctctcctgctcctcttgtCTCTTACATTCAGATACTTGATACTCAGCAGCGTGCTGAGTGACTGGGTAGATCAGCTACTCCTGAATGCTGTGTGCTGTAGGGAACTGCAGGCAGAGCACTGTTGCCTCTTGTGACAGAGGGAGGGTCATCTGTGTGCTTACACTGTACTTGTTCCTTTTCTTGAACAGATTTGACCGCACCCTGGGTGGCCTGGAGATGGAGCTTCGGCTGCGAGAACACCTGGCTAAGCTCTTCAATGAGCAGCGCAAGGGCCAGAAAGCCAAGGATGTTCGGGAAAACCCCCGCGCCATGGCCAAACTGCTTCGGGAAGCCAATCGGCTTAAAACCGTCCTGAGTGCCAATGCTGATCACATGGCACAGGTGCCCACATGGGACCTTCTAGAGAGCAGGCTTGTGGTTCCTGTCCATGGGGGTGGAGGGCCTTTTATTCCTTCCAGAGTCCCATTCTGTTCCCTTGATTTCCATCTTCTCTTGCCCAGAGAGCAGACCTGGCCAGAGCCTCTTATTCTTCTCCCCACAGATTGAAGGCTTGATGGACGATGTGGACTTCAAGGCAAAAGTAACTCGAGTGGAGTTTGAGGAGCTGTGTGCAGATTTGTTTGATCGAGTGCCTGGGCCTGTACAGCAGGCCCTGCAGAGTGCTGAGATGAGCCTGGTGAGGGACGAGGGAGACAGATGTGCTATGGGAGAGCAGAGCACACCCACGtgtcagagggagagggaggacatTAACTCCCACAtctcaccttccctccccttctgcagGATCAAATTGAGCAGGTGATCCTGGTGGGTGGGGCCACTCGTGTTCCCAAAGTTCAAGAGGTGCTGCTGAAGGCTGTGGGCAAGTGAGTATGGTGTCGGAGGTAGGCGTGGAGCTGTAGGCTGGGCACCCACATCACGAGGGAGAACCCACCCAGGTAGATAATGAAAAAGCTTGTGTCTCCTAGGGAGGAACTAGGAAAGAACATCAACGCCGATGAAGCAGCTGCCATGGGGGCCGTGTACCAGGCAGCGGCACTGAGCAAAGCCTTCAAAGTGAAGCCATTTGTTGTGCGTGATGCTGTTATTTACCCCATCCTGGTAAGCTTGGCCTGGTGGCACACCCCCTACGCTTCCCCAAGTGAGATCTCTATTCACCTCCACCTGCCCCTTTTTCTTAGGCTGAGAGATCCTGTCCCTCATACCTACTTACAGAACTTACCCTGGTTCTCCAGTACACCTTCTCCTTGCGCTTATGTAGGTGGAGTTCacaagggaggtggaggaggagcctGGGCTTCGAAGCCTGAAGCACAATAAACGTGTGCTCTTCTCCCGAATGGGGCCCTACCCTCAGCGCAAAGTCATCACCTTTAACCGATACAGCCATGATTTCAACTTTCACATCAACTACGGTGACCTGGGCTTCCTGGGGCCTGAGGATCTTCGGTGAGGGGCGGGGGCAGGATGGCACCTCcagggtgtggggggtgtgccTGCCAGATGATctaaggatggggaggggaatgtggGACTTGAAGGGCTGAAGGTGGGCTAGGGTTAAGTTATGAACAGCCTGTCTTAGAGGGTCCatcttcctgagtcctgggtAGGGACCTTGATGTCTCATGCCTGCAGGCCATGTGGTCTGGAGTTAGCAATGGGCTGGGTGGATCTCCtcaaactcttttcttttcctcccaacCAGGGTATTTGGCTCCCAGAATCTGaccacagtgaaactaaaaggtGTGGGAGAGAGCTTCAAGAAATATCCTGACTATGAGTCCAAAGGCATCAAGGCCCACTTTAACCTGGACGAGAGTGGGGTGCTCAGTTTAGACAGGGTGAGAGCAAAAGGGAACCCTTATCTGAGTAGGAGTGAACCCTGGACCCTCCAGCCTCTTCAGAGTAGGTTCCACAGAATAACCATAAAGCATTTTGGAAGCAGATCAGGTGAATCTTGGCTTTAAACACAGTGTAGCAATGGGGATCTTTGTGACCAGCATATGCCAATATGCTGCAACTTGCTTAGagagaaatacagatttttttttaaacatgtgtgggtatatgtctgtgcaccatttaTGTGCCTGCTGCCCATGAAGGCTACAAGAGGATATTGGattccctagaattggagttaacaaatggatgtggatgctgggaattggacccagtgctgagccatttctccaaccctttAAGGTTTTTTGAGTACGTGTGTACATAATGGGGTGGGATGCAAGCATGCCACAGTGGGCGTGGAGCCAGAGGAAGCAGGAAACTAGTTGGCTTTCTTCtacctttacctgctcagccatcttgccagcccagagaaaaccctttcttcttttttttccccccggagctggggaccgaacccagggccttgcacttgctaggcaagcgctctaccactgagctaaatccccaacccctaaaccctttcttttttaattcagtttaaaGTAAAATGCATATGGGTGGTTTGCCTGTACATGTGTCTGCATCATacggtgtcagatgccctggtgCTGCAGGGGTTAGAGATGgctgctgtgagccaccaggtggttgctgggaattgaactcaggacctctggaagagcagtctgtgctcttaaccactgagccatctctccagctccgtcATTTTGTATTCTAACGTGTGCATAAGCAGCATGCTTGTGGGATGGCATGGGTTATCATGCAAgtatttaaaaaacttttttttgaaaataggtGGAGTCCGTATTCGAGACCCTGGTGGAGGACAGCCCAGAGGAAGAGTCTACTCTTACCAGTAAGACGAACATGGGctctgtgtgcatgcaagtgtgtgccAGCAAGCAGGATGAGCCTCATGCCCGCCTGGGGAGGCGATGGCACTGTtctggggaagaaggggaggtgcTGCGTGATTCCCTCTGGaacctctctgcttctttcctccTAGAACTTGGCAACACCATTTCCAGCCTGTTTGGCGGTGGTACCTCATCAGATGCCAAAGAGAACGGTACTGATGCTGTACAGGTAAGGGCAGACTTCAGTGAACCCCAGTGGTCTCCATTTCTCACCTATGTCaggctgccctgctcctgcttcATTAGGTTTGAGCCACTACCAGAGCCAGCGGCTTATTCTTGTTTCCGCCTGCCTTCCCCTTGTTCTCCTACTCGAATCCCCACAGCCCGGGTTTGCCCACAAGTGTCATCTGCTTGACCCAAGCTTTATGCTGAGCAGTGTTCCGTTTCC
Protein-coding sequences here:
- the Hyou1 gene encoding hypoxia up-regulated protein 1, with the translated sequence MAATVRRQRPRRLLCWALVAVLLADLLALSDTLAVMSVDLGSESMKVAIVKPGVPMEIVLNKESRRKTPVTVTLKENERFLGDSAAGMAIKNPKATLRYFQHLLGKQADNPHVALYRSHFPEHELNVDPQRQTVRFQISPQLQFSPEEVLGMVLNYSRSLAEDFAEQPIKDAVITVPAFFNQAERRAVLQAARMAGLKVLQLINDNTATALSYGVFRRKDINSTAQNIMFYDMGSGSTVCTIVTYQTVKTKEAGTQPQLQIRGVGFDRTLGGLEMELRLREHLAKLFNEQRKGQKAKDVRENPRAMAKLLREANRLKTVLSANADHMAQIEGLMDDVDFKAKVTRVEFEELCADLFDRVPGPVQQALQSAEMSLDQIEQVILVGGATRVPKVQEVLLKAVGKEELGKNINADEAAAMGAVYQAAALSKAFKVKPFVVRDAVIYPILVEFTREVEEEPGLRSLKHNKRVLFSRMGPYPQRKVITFNRYSHDFNFHINYGDLGFLGPEDLRVFGSQNLTTVKLKGVGESFKKYPDYESKGIKAHFNLDESGVLSLDRVESVFETLVEDSPEEESTLTKLGNTISSLFGGGTSSDAKENGTDAVQEEEESPAEGSKDEPAEQGELKEEAEAPMEDTSQPPPSEPKGDAAREGETPDEKESGDKSEAQKPNEKGQAGPEGVPPAPEEEKKQKPARKQKMVEEIGVELAVLDLPDLPEDELARSVQKLEDLTLRDLEKQEREKAANSLEAFIFETQDKLYQPEYQEVSTEEQREEISGKLSATSSWLEDEGFGATTVMLKDKLAELRKLCQGLFFRVEERRKWPERLSALDNLLNHSSIFLKGARLIPEMDQIFTEVEMTTLEKVINDTWAWKNATLAEQAKLPATEKPVLLSKDIEAKMMALDREVQYLLNKAKFTKPRPRPKDKNGTRTEPPLNASAGDQEEKVIPPTGQTEEAKPILEPDKETGTEPADSEPLELGGPGAESEQAEQTAGQKRPLKNDEL